The Astatotilapia calliptera chromosome 2, fAstCal1.2, whole genome shotgun sequence genome includes a window with the following:
- the LOC113031730 gene encoding uncharacterized protein LOC113031730 has protein sequence MDKLNIAGRRTKILLRTMGQEKVVDSFIVPELEVAGLDSDMYCDMPNLFTQHKMPVDIGNISNQQDLVDWPHLKHVHLPEIKANVELLIGMNMPRALEPLEVIRSVGDGPFAIRTVLGWTVNGPLNRECCGRPGCLATVTANRVSAVTLDKLWKQQFKMDFPESSNDEQMGLSKEDLKFLELASKMVTLGDWHYSIALPLKDRDIRMPDNCAIEQRALGLKKRFIRDKDFHKDYTAFMTDLISRGYAKRVPVTELERQKWGRIKRNFVPGDVVLIVDDSAPRGSWLIGRVTGAAPDERGLVRQVWIKTPTSHVCRPITKICLLQEASDP, from the coding sequence ATGGACAAGCTGAATATTGCTGGGAGGAGGACAAAGATTCTCCTGCGCACCATGGGACAGGAGAAAGTGGTGGACAGTTTCATTGTACCTGAACTTGAAGTTGCTGGATTGGACAGTGACATGTACTGTGATATGCCTAACCTCTTCACTCAGCATAAAATGCCTGTAGATATTGGTAACATCTCAAATCAACAGGACCTGGTTGACTGGCCACATTTGAAGCATGTTCATTTGCCAGAAATTAAGGCCAATGTTGAGCTTTTGATTGGCATGAATATGCCCAGAGCTCTAGAACCTTTGGAGGTCATCCGGAGTGTAGGTGATGGACCCTTTGCCATTAGGACTGTGCTCGGCTGGACTGTGAATGGGCCACTTAATCGAGAATGCTGTGGAAGGCCAGGATGTTTGGCAACAGTTACCGCCAACAGAGTTTCTGCTGTCACACTGGACAAGCTATGGAAACAGCAGTTCAAGATGGATTTTCCTGAGAGCAGCAATGATGAACAGATGGGGCTGTCAAAGGAAGACTTGAAGTTCCTGGAATTGGCCAGCAAGATGGTGACTTTGGGGGATTGGCACTACAGCATTGCCCTGCCACTAAAAGACCGAGACATAAGAATGCCTGACAACTGTGCAATTGAGCAACGAGCCTTAGGTTTGAAGAAAAGGTTCATCAGAGATAAAGACTTTCATAAAGACTACACTGCCTTCATGACAGATCTTATATCTAGAGGATATGCAAAGAGAGTCCCAGTCACAGAATTAGAGCGCCAGAAATGGGGAAGGATTAAACGTAACTTTGTTCCTGGAGATGTGGTCCTTATAGTGGATGATTCTGCACCTCGTGGTTCTTGGCTCATTGGGAGAGTCACCGGAGCTGCACCAGATGAAAGGGGGCTTGTGCGTCAGGTCTGGATTAAGACCCCAACCAGCCATGTGTGCAGACCCATCACAAAGATATGCCTTCTTCAGGAGGCCTCTGACCCATGA